A stretch of DNA from bacterium:
CCGGTCTTTTCCCGACCCCGACCAGAGCGGTGCGAAATACATCGGGGTGCTGGTTAAAAATGGCCTCACAGGGAATAGTAAACAGGGTTCCTTTTGGCGTGATCACCCGATGGGCCATGCGTCCGCAAAACCAGAGCCTGCCTTTGTCATCCAGGTATCCGACATCTCCCATACGGTGCCAGATTCTTTGACCATCGAAGATCTTGGCCAAAGCCGTAGCTTTTTTCCGATTGTAGTATTCGTGGGTCACCACCGGGCCGCAGACCACAATCTCTCCAATCTTCCCTCTGGGAAGCTCCCGCACGCCCTCCCAGGTTGGAATTTCATCCTCGCTGATCTCAATAATCTTTACGCCGATGGAGGGAAGGGGCAAACCAACGCATGTCCCCGCTCCGGCCTGTGTTCCCGCTTGCGTTTCCTCCAGGATTTCCCGTCCGCTGATCGACGCCACCGGCAGGGATTCCGTGGCCCCATAGGGAGTGAAAGTATCGGCACCCTCTCCGAGTATCCGGGTAAAGCGGCTCAGGATGTATCCGGGTACCGGAGCCCCAGCCATGAGAATGCGCCGCAGGGAAGGAAGCTGGATTCCCTCCTGCACACAGTATTCTGTAACCCGCCTCCAGATGGCCGGAGAACCGAAGCTGTTGGTAACTCCATGATCCTGGATTGCTTCGACGATTTTTATCGGATCGACCTGAGCAGGTCTTGTCGGATCCATAGCCGGGATAACACAGGTCATGCCCATAGCTGTACTGAACAGGGCAAAGAGGGGAAATCCGGGCAGGTCCACTTCTCCCTCCCGGATGCCGTAATGCTGCTGAATCAATCTTACCTGGGCATCGAACATGCCGTGACAATATACCACCCCTTTCGGGCTTCCCGTACTGCCCGTGGTGAAGAGAATGGCGGCCATATCTGTATCGCCGGTATCCGCAACCTCATAAGGCTTCCATTCCCGGCAGCGGACATGGTCAATAGTCGGGCCGCCCAGGGGACATTTAGGGCCAACCGTTACCGAATAGCGCACACTCTGGAAGTGCTTCCGGTAAAGGAGTCTGGCCAAATGGACCAGGGGGATGGCCACCAGGGCTTGTGGCTCCACTGAAGCGATGCAGTTGAGCAGGTTTGATTTCCCCATGCCCGGATCGATCAGGATCGGGACTGCTCCTATCTTAAAGAGGGCAAAGGTCAGGGCGATAAACTCCAGGCTGGGCTTGACCATCAATAATACCCTCATCCCTTTTCGAATGCCCAGCCTGGTGAATCCGTGGGCATAACGGTCAGATTCCTCATTCAATTGCCGGAACGTAAAATGGGTGTAGGAAACCCTGCCCCGGCCATCCCGGGTATGAGGAAAGACCACTGCCCGCTGAAAAGGCACTTTGTGAGCCATTTTTGGCAAGTATGAGGCAATATTCATGGGAACATCATCCGTTTTTTACCCTGCCAACCGTCAAAAATTCTCTCACCATCGGGAGTATCCGCTCATGAGCATCTTCTACAACATAATGTCCTGCATCCTCGAATACATGAACACGCGCTTCTGGAAAGATCCTTTGCCAGGTCTTCAAAAATGACCGATCGAAGCAAAAATCCCTGCCTCCCCACAGGATCAGCACCGGCCGGTCGCGAAATTCCGGAAGCCGCTCCCCGATAGCCTCAACGAGCGGGTAGCTCCGGTCTTTGGGGCGCATGGGAATATCCTGGACAAAACACCAGTTGGCAATCCGGTTTTCATAGCTTCTGTAGGGAGCCAGATATCCTGCCCTGACGGCGGGAGTCATTCGCTCACGATGCTTGCAGGCAAGGTAAATGGCCAGACCGGCAAAGACATTGAACCTGCGGATAGCCAGGCGGCCAAAGACCGGTATCCGGCAAAGACCAATCTGCCAGGGCATTCTCGATGACAGGAAAGCGGCCGTATTGAAGATAATCAGCCGCCTGATCTTGTGAGGGTGGCGAACCGCATATCCCATACCGATGGCTCCTCCCCAATCGTGCAGGGCCAGAGTGATATTTTCGAGGTTCAGGGTTTCCATCAGAGCTTGCAGGTTGTCGATATGCTGTTTCAGGGTATAGGGATACACCTGCGGCTTATCGGACAGGC
This window harbors:
- a CDS encoding fatty acid CoA ligase family protein, whose translation is MNIASYLPKMAHKVPFQRAVVFPHTRDGRGRVSYTHFTFRQLNEESDRYAHGFTRLGIRKGMRVLLMVKPSLEFIALTFALFKIGAVPILIDPGMGKSNLLNCIASVEPQALVAIPLVHLARLLYRKHFQSVRYSVTVGPKCPLGGPTIDHVRCREWKPYEVADTGDTDMAAILFTTGSTGSPKGVVYCHGMFDAQVRLIQQHYGIREGEVDLPGFPLFALFSTAMGMTCVIPAMDPTRPAQVDPIKIVEAIQDHGVTNSFGSPAIWRRVTEYCVQEGIQLPSLRRILMAGAPVPGYILSRFTRILGEGADTFTPYGATESLPVASISGREILEETQAGTQAGAGTCVGLPLPSIGVKIIEISEDEIPTWEGVRELPRGKIGEIVVCGPVVTHEYYNRKKATALAKIFDGQRIWHRMGDVGYLDDKGRLWFCGRMAHRVITPKGTLFTIPCEAIFNQHPDVFRTALVGVGKRPDQQPVIIVEPHHGKMPGGEAEIRRFTGELWDLGQKNPLTREIESFLFHPAFPVDIRHNAKIFREKLAVWAGGQLQKKIQRTPQRH
- a CDS encoding alpha/beta fold hydrolase — its product is MVGRDVEQVNLKPFKELYPFYSRFLRLGEHAYHYLDEGAGEPVVMLHGNPTWSFYYRHLVMGLADSYRIIVPDHMGCGLSDKPQVYPYTLKQHIDNLQALMETLNLENITLALHDWGGAIGMGYAVRHPHKIRRLIIFNTAAFLSSRMPWQIGLCRIPVFGRLAIRRFNVFAGLAIYLACKHRERMTPAVRAGYLAPYRSYENRIANWCFVQDIPMRPKDRSYPLVEAIGERLPEFRDRPVLILWGGRDFCFDRSFLKTWQRIFPEARVHVFEDAGHYVVEDAHERILPMVREFLTVGRVKNG